Below is a genomic region from Plasmodium relictum strain SGS1 genome assembly, chromosome: 13.
ATATAGAATTAGAAAAcgatttttttattaaaaattctaaTTACGAAGAAGACATGAGAAGATTAATTCACTTTGAAAAAATCaaagaagaatataaaagattaaaaaaaagtattaaaaaaaatatagtattTTAGAAAGTATAATactcttaattttttataaaaaataaaaaagcaaaaaatatTACCATCTATATAATGACATTTAAGcaaatgcatatatatatatatttttacacatttttaatataatatagaattttttatattttttaaggaTTAATTTGCAAATTACCTTTggaataattaaatattaataaaaaaaaataaataaataaaatgaataaaattatatattataatatatttattcttaatatagattttttatttttatttaaatattatgtttttctttcttctaccgtttttttttaaattatttattttattttattttattttttttttttgtttttgtttttgtttttgtttttgttcttgttttgttttgttttgttttgttttgttttgttttgttttgtttttttgtttttatcatGGGTTTGCTTtgtcttctttttttacttttatttttatatatttttttttttttataattatggtttatcttttttttattaaaaaattgaataaaatatattataaaattaattttttttctttttttattattagttATTCGTTATAAGAGAAGTTAgtattaaaatatgttttcttattttattaataaaacgAAAGTTTAATCGtatagataaaataataatagacTTTGTATTTTTGGTTTTAAGATAACTTCAAAAAAtgcaaagaaaaaaattttttattcagATGCTTTTTgatattctcttttttttttgtttctgttattttaaaattttcagtACAAATCTTAgagtaatattatttttttttaattttaaaatctttgattttttttattaaagaaagaaaaaaaaaattaattacaaaattataatttttttttttttttttgaatcaaatttaataatttttttctataattatTTGGGTTATTTGATGGttgatatattaataaaatacttttaaaatcatgaatttattttgtatacatttttttacatattttaaaatcttgtaatttaaaaatatgtttttccttttttgaatacttaaataaatttgaaattattaaaatatttttttatataacatttttcttttagtttctagtttttttatatttttgctatttaattatatataatgcaTTAGAAAAAGATGAGAATATTTCTCTAAAAGAGTTCaattatatttcatataaaataaaaggataataaaaagtatCTTTCTAAAATTCATGATAAATtccttttttactttttttttctttgattCTTAAAGTATgaaatgattttaaaaaaagaattcaaaactaaatttttaaaaaattttaaggaATCTCACAGTTTATCAATAATGTTTAGCAATATATTTCCCATATCTAATATAGGTGTAaatcattataaaaaaataaagaaaatggaAGAATTTGTATTTAGTGATATATAGCTTTTGATGCTGTGATTattctatatttaaaattatttattttattttatttttaatagtgAAAAGAAATTTAACATATTATCCATGTAGAAAACAAGAAGGACATAAAATTGTAAGACagtttatttttacaaattaaatgtaatttcaaattattttctttttatataaaaaatttacattttgttattttattttttttttttttaaattttataaaaggaATTAATGCTTGGTAAACATAGGAAAAGAAGAATTAATCCTCCACTTTTTCCAGTTCATCCAAatgaagaaaagaaaaaaaatttgaataattttataacatATAAAGATTTGAAAATAAGATGGAGAAATACTAGTAagaattatagaaaaaaagtaaCAATAGCACGAAAGTGGAAAAATTTACATTGTCTTTTACCatctaataaaaattcttgcatttttattttacataagAACTTACCATTTACAcgatttaaaaagaataatagcAATATTGAAAAGGATAACGTtgatatttcttttaaaaataaaactacTGAAGAACAAGTAACATTAAATAATTcttctaatttatttaatcataataataaaaatagtaaagaACCAGaacattataataataaaatatgtgaAGATAAACAAAGTAATTCAAGTTTAAAATTAGCAAAAAgtgataatgaaaatttaacttcaagaAATTCTGTTAATTATGagataaaagaaaacaaTAGGAACATgggaagaagaaaaataaataatatattaagattagaaaaacaaagaaaaacagtagaaaataattcaaatttatataatcacCAAGAAATAGATacaataaaacaaaattattatgaaaaaccaccaaataatttaaaatatttacttaataatgataaaaaggaaatgttttgtatttttaaatcCAATTTCATTAATGAACATAAAGTAACAATAGGTGATATCGTTCAAACAGAGAAATTACACAGAAAAAAAGCTGGAGATATCGTATACTTTGGTACTGTTCTTTTTGTAGGAACAAagaatttttctattattggTAAGCCAACTGTACCTTATTGCAAAGTAAAAGCTGTAATTGAACAAATTACCTTGagtaaagaaatattaagtTTTCGTTATAAAAAAGTTAGAAGATCAAGTAGGTTTCTAAGAATAAAGCATTGGATAACTATTTTGAAAATTGaagatattataattaatttggaaaatgaaataaaagatgAGAGAATAAAACCCTTACAAATTCTAGATCTTTGGTCTAATAGATGGTTATAtcaaaaagaattaaattttattaaatttgatGAGAATAAAAGACCTCTGGCTgaacaaatttttaatttaattgaGCACCAACCAAATACACTACATAGAAGAGGATTAACAGAATGCTATAGATTTTATCCTGATCCTTATATTCCTCAaacttattaatttaaacaattatatcattttatataataaatatatataaatacatatttataaatacatatatataaaaacaaaaaaaatatatatttttttttaagttattcaaatttttttttttcttttttttttttttttttttttgtgtttcTCAAagaaatttatgaaaaatcaaataaaaataaaacaataattaaaagtggaaatagtaaaaatatataattttttttttttaatttttaaaataattttattataaaaacataaatatatttcttaatatgcacatattttatttttattttgttttaattaaataatctctttctttttttttaattttctatgtgagtaaattttaattttacattaaaatatatttttttttttttattattataaaatgatTACTCATTTTATACCCTTTTtaagatattaaaaatgttcgatttaataataaaaaaaaaaaacataaatacaaaaaaaaaaaattttaaattaaaaaattaattcgataaaatttttttgaaaaaaaaaaaaaaacttattaTTCTACAAAAATATGATTCATAATGGGAGTaaaatttgaattttttagattttttaaattaaattattactcTTTTTATGTTAAGAAAGAGaaaatttatacttttttacaTACAATTACTGCATACTCTTTAGTCGGTTTAACTATTTACTTAGgtttgaattttttattttattttccttacAAGATTATTTAacattaagaaaaatatgagaaattttaaatatatataaaaataaaatatatattatatatatatatatatatatatatatatatatatatatatatatattttaaccTCTATATATAAGGAtgtgtatataaatattcttaTTAAATTAGAATTGCAATATGTATTTCTTTTACtatattctctttttttttttataggttattctttttttcatatgtGGAACGATGCAGTGCACTATTCATATAAACATTATATAAGaaaagaagtaaaaaaaaaagaaaaaaaaacattaatatataataaaatatgattatgatataaaaactgaatatattattaatgctGCAAAAgctgaaaataaaaaaatgtgtatATTTCTGTTATTACATTTTAAAATGAATTCATAATAAAATGCttgtattttattcttttttttttttttttataacttatATATTGAACatttattgttttatttcattttactttgtttattattttttttatttttttttttttaattaaagaagCAGCGTAAGGagttatatgaaaaaattagaaaagcGAGAGAAAGTGGTTTGATACCTAAAAGTGAAATAATTGATTgagctaaaaaaaaattataacaaagatagttttaataaattattatatgcaATATTTGTAACTATAAATggattaaattattaatttataaaaaaatttataaaaaaaatttcataaaatttacatttattgaaatgaaaataagtaaaacatatgtatatttatatatatatatactgatTTAATAAacatttaaagaaaatatacatgttttatttattaattttttttttttttaattttaatattttaaaagaaatatatctgaaaatatttaatttaaaattttaaataatatataacttttttttttttttaattaaataaaagccAATTTATgacattttataaaaataacatacaTTAAagtaacaaaaatataattttacgAAAGTAggataagaaaaaaaaaaaaaaaataagtaaataaataaatataataattataataaaatagagTTAAAAATGGTAAGTCAATATTCaaagtatattttatatatacttgttattttttatcttttattcgATTTTCATTTTGTAAGTAGTAGCTGTCATAGTACATTAAATAAAGATGGATTTTTACTTCCAAtgtatttttcaaataatataaacatcaaatttttatttgattactttcaagtaaaaaatatatatcaatttgttttttgtaatattttatgtatattattgggatttatatctatatatataaagatgaCAAAAAAAggatttgataaaaaaaataatatagaatCAGGAGAAAAAAGACATTtcttaaatatacatattaataaaaatcttATATATGgcatattatcttttttaaattatgcaattgattatttattaatgctTATTGTTATGACTTTTAATacttacatttttataagtaTTATGATTGGGTTGTCATCAGCATATTTCTTATATGGGCatttattgtaaaaaaaaaaaaaaaagaaaagaaaaaaagaaaataccGTAGTGATGATGACTATaacaaatttaatatttaaaatttttcattatatttaaaaggaattatttttaataatgaaaatattttaatttatccgATGGATGATCAATTcctatatttatatgtttgCATAACCataaatgtatttatttttcattttttttcatataattttaaattttttgtaattatagttaattttttaaactagTGAActgattttatttatttaatattatatatatatttatttcaatgttacatttatttttttattttttgaaattataataatacacATCGTGCTCActatttttagttttttttctttttaactttaatagtttttattatgaaataaTTCAAGGAAGAACAagaaacaaaatttttacattaaaatggatgaaaattaaaaaaaaaaaaaaaaaaaattaaaaattgtttaaataattttattgaatttttaaaaatactaaaatatttttttttatttttgtactctttttttttttgttaattttagGTGGGAAAATTTCTTGAAAGATAACTTGCTTTTATTATACaataaacaaatattttaatagatatattatttgtattttttatatttttcgtttttgtaattttaaaactaaagatttatatttaatatataatatttagtgaaattatataaaaacttataattttacatatatatatatatatattatatttttattgttttgttattttgttttcagaatttgttaaaatataaattgttttaaatcattttttttttatcttaactgttttttttttatattacattAATATggaattagaaaaattttataagaaagaaaaaaatataagcaaCTTAGGAGCTATTTTAAAGCCTGCTAACATGAATAACGgcgaaaaaaaaataaaggaaaatgaaatagatttagaaaatgatgataaagaagtaaaagaagatatagaAGAAGTAAAAATAGAAACAAATGAAGATGAGCATacagaaaatgataatacagaagatgaaaatacagaaaatgaaaatacagaaaatgataatacaGAAGATGAAAATACAGAAGATGAGCATACAGAAGATGAAAATAACGAAGGTGAAAATAAtgaggaaaaaaataatgaagaaaaaaataataaagatgaaaataatgaagaaaatatttcagaaaaatataatataggAGCAGTAGAAgttcataatatatatgaaagtGATGATAATATATCAAGAAAAAGTAGTGAAAATAATGCTAACAAAAAGGAttcacttaaaaaaaaaaagaaaaaagcaaAATTAAATACATTTATGCTGCAATCATATTTTCACAAAAGTTATGATAAAGTGTCAAatgctttaaaaaaaacatctttaccatttttaaaaaggaaTGCTATCtcaaacgaaaaaaaaataaaaaatattgataatcCCACTGTaaacaataataatgaattCACCACTTTTGCAGAAAATGTACAGGAAAAACATGAtgaaaataacttttttgaTAAGAACTGGGATGCTATAAGTAAATACcttaaagataataaaaacttgataaaaaataatgaaaaaatattaaaaaaacacAAAAAACTTTTAGAAAACAATGACACATCAAAATGTCTtgaagaattaaaagaattactAGATGAgagaatattattaataaaatctCTCATCTACTACGACAATATGAGTatcaattataaaaaagatttaaataaatatcgAAATTcatatgaaattttaaaatcagAAAATGAACAattaaatcaaaatattataaccttaaaaaatcatatagaatttttaaatagtaaTAACATACAAAgtagtttaaaaaaagatgacAAAACTAATGATTTTATGTGaagtaagaaaaaattataaatataaaattgataaaattaattataaaattatatcaacgtaaatatttttttcttttctttttttttaatttaatagaatatatatatatacatgtgcatatatatatatactctTTTGTTtagatattttaatattaattgtATAGTTCTAATGAATTggtattaaaaattaaaaaacgaTGCTGTTTAATATAACTTAActttcaaatatatttaaaataatatatttttatgaaaaaaaaaagtaaattaaaaatactattttattttattattagaaaattcattcaattttttttttttttatatgcatttttttagccatttttatttttaaatatataaataaaaaagaaaaaaaatgctaaataaaattaaatttaaatatttttcgtaattttttacaagatctgaataaaaaattaactagatatttaaatacaattttttcACCTTATAACATTCCTTTACTCATTTTTTTGTCATAcctaaaattaaataaatatatatagaattgAAATcatcaaaattttaatagttcattttatatagtaatatatgttttcagactatttttttttttttttactgaTTTCTATGAAATTTTCCTTTGTTTagccttttttttaaataatagcttttgattttttctaaaaaaatgcataaaaaagatatatatataaagaatataaaaataattttacatatatatatcatatgCATTTTTTCTTACcgttatcatttttattattgatctcttttttattatctttattgctaataaaattttcttttgttttatGTGAATAAAACTTTGTagcaaaattttttttatgaattttttttttattttcattttcattttcattttcattttcttcttcactATCATATGTATAGTTTTTTCTATATGAATTAGGGAAAATAATGTCATTTTCAAAGTTATCTATTGAATTATCTGACAATTCATGAGAGCTGCTTGAATAATTAAGTAAATTTagaattttatctttattttctttatctaaTGAATCGTTTGTATATTTGTATTTaacatttttctttatgtatggatttttttttaatttattatctcttaatatttctataatattttttttattatctttaacTATAGAAgtattatcttcttttattgaataaaattgttctttctcatttttattttgaccTTTACCCTCATTCTCACTTTCATTTACACTTTCATTGCCATTCTCACTTTCACTTTCACTTTCATTTCCATCCTCATTCTCACTATCATTATCACTCAACTTTTCACTTTTTATGTTTTCTAGATTATTAATCTCTTCTTCATTCAAATGTAAAATTTCTTCTATACAATTAGatacatttaaattatttttttttagaaattttaaaataacatcGTCGTTACTAATATAAGTTATTTCTTTGATTTGTTTAATTTCatgttcatattttttttttacaaactggtgttcatcttttttacttattatctttaaaaaattatttatataagaataaaattcaaaatctaataaattttttaagacAAGTTTTTCTAAGAAATGCCAATTgcttaaatatatatcatttcttaaaaaatgcaaattaatttcattacttttttcttttaataaatctaTTATGATAGATAAatgtaatatattatttcttttgtcaccatataataaattattttttataaaaattttcaaaactTTTATAAATCTATAtcgtaaaaataaaatattttttttgcaaCCATCTTTTAAATCGTCATAATATAAAGTATTTaactagaaaaaaaaaaaaaattaaaaacatatatttttgttactattataattataattatatatatatataatcataTAAATGTTTacttatgtaaaaaaattatgaaagcTATATGAATAatcttatttttacatacacatgtatatatatatatatatatatatatatatatatatatatatatttaaaaataatataataacagcatataaagaatattaCCATATCgaaatatatttgtataaatatataaagaaaatggcAGTCATCCTTAAAATTACAGGAAGTagttaatttttcatttttttcgtCGTTACCATtatataagaataatttaacaataattaagttatttattaatttattttcattaatatcaaaaaagtgatattttttaaaaaattttgaaaagcAATATACACAAAAAAtgaattcatttatttcaaatagcaaattattcaaattatttttatttattttataattgtctattctttcttttacactttttatttctttatacaGAAATGTCACATATTTGCTTATATTCAAAAAGTTGAATTTGGTTATATTATatgtaatatttaataattcttttatttttttcttgtttaatttataaagCATCATAATTACATCCATTAATATTTGTATATCCAAAAAGGAAGATTTAATTATAGTCGTTTCCTttctatctttttttaaaaatatttcaattatttttaaataaaattctaATACACAAATATCTAAAACATTAAATttccttttaattaaattatcaaaACATAAGTCATAAGATCTATCcgcttttaataaataagaaaaaaaaaaagaaatcagtgagttattcttttttaatgtaGTAATTATATAGTTGTCATTTTGCTTCAATAAATAACTAAAACATTTACTAATATAATCTAGATAAAGTTCTGTTTTCTCATTTTTACTTCTTTGTATATCTACAAACAATAAAGTCTccttaaaataattttgggaatccattattaattatatcaataaattaatattataaaaaaaaaaattaaaaattgttaGGCTTGATTAAAGTTAcctcaaaattttttttttaaaaaaaataaaaaaatgatcataaatataaaaaaaataaaaaaataattaaatgaatgcttaaaaaaatattatatattattaaatataaacaaaataatttttaagaatatttttattataatccTTGCTTTATCTTAATTTTTGTGTATTCTTAATATATGttcctttattattttatatatatatatatatatatatttttttacttattttgttaatatactcataaataaaatacatataaaattattatttttaatctttCAAGATATATTCTGAGTCATCGCTTAAGTTACTAAGttttgataatttattaatatcatttgATAAATTGAAATTAGATATACTTTTATCTTTTgatctattttttataaaatgatCACATTCTAGATATCTTTGAGTACAATTccaaatacattttttattagagttacttaaacttttttcttaaaaaaaaataaataaaaataaaagtatgtaTAAATTACAACGTATAAATAGTAATGGAATTAttcatattctttttatttttttctttatctaaCCTGGATAACTAACACATTTATCAAAACAATAAGATGCTATTTTACAACTTTCTTTAAATGAGGTTATTATCTGAAGAATacaaacaaaataataattgaaattataaatgagaaaactctatattttttttcttttttctttctttttttttttaaataaaatatacttgatttaatttatttaattgagataaaaaattatccaaattttcttcttttatctcATTTTCCATGGTTtggtaaaaaaaatgaatatatattttttctttatgtaaattgtaaataattattcataaaagaaagaaaaaaatcaaaaataaaaacaaaaaaaaaaaaaaaattaaaaataaaagtaaaaatgaaaataaaaataacagaAAATGTTGtagtaaaatataattttattatgattttatttataatttataaatttatttaaaaaaaactttaattaaaataatgaaaaaaaaaattattttaaatattcactTAGATTCATCAGATACATGTTGTagtattacaaaaaaataaaaataaaaataaacgaaatatttttttttttcatttttaaagaaaaatatattttttttttttcctttattacaaaaaatgaaacaaGGATATaacattaaaagaaatacgGTTTCTCGTTTTATCTTTTACTTTTAAAGAggataaataattaaatgaaaaaaaaaaaagaaaaaaatgaatacaaATAAACAGTTAGTTAaggatatatataaaataggtacaagaatattttaacttttagatttttttgaatatttgtaataaaagatttgtttacaaatatttttataggaTTAGAATACAAGGATGCtattaatatagaaaaattagaagaaatttatgaaaaaaaaaaaaatataaagttaaaaAGAAGCGAAATTGTTTATACATTAAATATTCTTGAAAATGCAAGAGCTTGctcaataaaaaatgaaaataatactaTTATAACTAAAATGAGAAATGAAGAagttacaaaaaaattaaaagaattaagtgatatagattttttaatttttactaaaGTTGAAAATAGTCAAAACAGTGGTATCTGGACAGCCGATTTAAGAAAGCAAACGAAATtattagtaattttttttatattttctattatttattgtatttcatatatatatatgtatacattcttttatcttattttttacatttttttttcaattttttataagaatataaaatcttttttagtttacatatttttcattttcctgtttatattttataagatattttatatattttgttattataaattttatatattttcatataacttttatataaatatatatatatatatatatatatatatgtatattctTTAAAGATACATCAAGTTCAGAAAGGTGTGAAGTTGTTATGTGAAAATAAGTTAATAAAAcaagtaatttaaaaaaaataaaacaaaataaaaaaaagttttaatattaaaaataaggtttatttatactttttaaggttaataatattcACGTAAAAAATCgtaaaatgtatattttatatgatttGGAAGCTTCTGAAAAggtaaaaatattcaaaagaAATGacttttcttaaaattttttttgttttaaaaattttttttttttatcattttattaGGTAATAGGAGGTTCTTTTTATACTGATGgagaatttaataaaaaagttgtAGATTATATAAGAGAAAATATTtgcttttatttatacaataataataattctaatGTTTTATCagtaattaattatattaaaaaacttAATAATAGTGTTGGTTATTTTTCAgataatgatatatatagaGTTATAAAAACACTattatatgaagaaaaaattaaaatatataaaaataatagtaatgaagaaataatttattattataataatgaaaataaaaaatttctaaatAATTTTCCTTGCTTTTCTTgtgaaatttttaataaatgtaaTTCAGATACTAATACTTCTATTAATCCGAagaaatgtttatatttaaatttttatcttaACTTAGAAGtaatacacatatatatatatttttattattctattaataaaaagacaTAAAATCctttaaactttttatatttttatatatttttattttttattttttatttttatattctccatttttatatacattaaataaaattttttttttcagaatGAATAATGTAATAAGTGATTacaaatgaaataattaaaaaaaaattaaacaaaataaGTTATTACTATTTGTAAATAAAGATGATATGAAATaagatagaaaaaaaaaaaaataaagtaaaataatgaataatttttaatgcCTTTTTATGtttgttatttatttttattaaatatattttaaataaataagtatatgtttgtaaaacttttttttttttttattactattcttttaatttttaatttatttatccttttttttatgttatataatttttttttttaatttttatgtgcATTTGAGagattagaaaaaaaagacattttattttttatctatttaaCTGCtcaatagaataaaaaaaaaaaagtttaaatgaatatatttgattattaattttattttaaatattttgaatatcattagaaaaattattataaaaaaaaaaacaatgataattatttacaaatattaaaagtGGAAGATGCATCGAAatggaataaaaaaaaaaaactcctATATAGtgggagaaaaaaaaaagatattagaTAATATTCGTttaaaagaacaaaaaataGTACAGtaagatatataaatatttgaaacttttttaaattgttacaatttatttatt
It encodes:
- a CDS encoding mitochondrial ribosomal protein L21 precursor, putative, translated to MLGKHRKRRINPPLFPVHPNEEKKKNLNNFITYKDLKIRWRNTSKNYRKKVTIARKWKNLHCLLPSNKNSCIFILHKNLPFTRFKKNNSNIEKDNVDISFKNKTTEEQVTLNNSSNLFNHNNKNSKEPEHYNNKICEDKQSNSSLKLAKSDNENLTSRNSVNYEIKENNRNMGRRKINNILRLEKQRKTVENNSNLYNHQEIDTIKQNYYEKPPNNLKYLLNNDKKEMFCIFKSNFINEHKVTIGDIVQTEKLHRKKAGDIVYFGTVLFVGTKNFSIIGKPTVPYCKVKAVIEQITLSKEILSFRYKKVRRSSRFLRIKHWITILKIEDIIINLENEIKDERIKPLQILDLWSNRWLYQKELNFIKFDENKRPLAEQIFNLIEHQPNTLHRRGLTECYRFYPDPYIPQTY
- a CDS encoding copper transporter, putative, with amino-acid sequence MVSQYSKYILYILVIFYLLFDFHFVSSSCHSTLNKDGFLLPMYFSNNINIKFLFDYFQVKNIYQFVFCNILCILLGFISIYIKMTKKGFDKKNNIESGEKRHFLNIHINKNLIYGILSFLNYAIDYLLMLIVMTFNTYIFISIMIGLSSAYFLYGHLL
- the TIM8 gene encoding mitochondrial import inner membrane translocase subunit TIM8, putative, which produces MENEIKEENLDNFLSQLNKLNQIITSFKESCKIASYCFDKCVSYPEKSLSNSNKKCIWNCTQRYLECDHFIKNRSKDKSISNFNLSNDINKLSKLSNLSDDSEYILKD
- a CDS encoding DNA-directed RNA polymerase III subunit C, putative; its protein translation is MNTNKQLVKDIYKIEYKDAINIEKLEEIYEKKKNIKLKRSEIVYTLNILENARACSIKNENNTIITKMRNEEVTKKLKELSDIDFLIFTKVENSQNSGIWTADLRKQTKLLIHQVQKGVKLLCENKLIKQVNNIHVKNRKMYILYDLEASEKVIGGSFYTDGEFNKKVVDYIRENICFYLYNNNNSNVLSVINYIKKLNNSVGYFSDNDIYRVIKTLLYEEKIKIYKNNSNEEIIYYYNNENKKFLNNFPCFSCEIFNKCNSDTNTSINPKKCLYLNFYLNLENE